The Salmo salar chromosome ssa02, Ssal_v3.1, whole genome shotgun sequence genome segment GACAGCAGCTGGGCTCTGATTATAGTGtaatgatgtctgtctcctggttTGTCTCAGCCTCCCTCGTGTCTATGTGATCAACAAGGAGATCTGTGTTAGAACTGTCTGCCAACAGGATGAGTACCTGAAGGGTAAGACAGTCCACCTGATAGCCCTTCATTAGACCCGTTGTTAGGATTACAACAACATAACAATCTTAGAGTGCATGAAACACTTACTGACTTTAGGACATCTGAGCCCACacatcctctctcttctctccatcccagCTGAGCTCTGCAGGGAGCGGTCCGGCTGGCCCAAACGCTTCCAGAGGTCAACCACCAATAAGAAACGCTGTCGCAATCGCCGTGGCAACCCCAAAACCTGGGAAAACAAGGCCTGATGGGCCCAAGATGGCAGAGACAGAAGGAGGGGTGGAAGaagaagggaggaaggagagaaggaggaggagagaggacacccTTGGAGACAGAACACTGGGTTGTCTCCATAAAAACACCCCAAAACACCATAAATCCTCTGCTCAACACCTGGTGCTAGCCTGTGCCTTaatacacaaccacacagacacacacaaccacacacacacacacacacacacaaccagacacacacaaacaaacgacaatatatatatatatatatatatatataacacagtcCACGTAACTCCAGTTAAGAACAGTCTGAGTCATATTTCTCAGTTCTTCTATTGGCCCTGTGTTTTATTAGAACTGTCTGTGAATATCAGGGGAGAAATCACTCCCCACAGATTTGACCTGTGTTTTATTTGACACGGATCATGTTCTGGAGGTTTACGTCAGTGCAGTTGCGGGCTGTATAATACTGTTCAGATGGAACGCTGTTGAGTTCCTGTAGTTGTGTACTGTCGAGACAGTCTGAGAACAAAGTATCCACTCTGTCATTACTGACACCTTACTGTAAAGCACTCTATCACAATCCAACACCGAAGCAGTGCAATACTACCCAATAAAATGTCATTCATTGGTTTATGTGTGGATTGCTTTATTGATGTAGTTCCGTTTTTTTCCTCATGTAGATAAAAAGAAAATAAGTCAACCTTGATTCAACATTACTTGATATCTTTATGCTTTGATTTTCAATACATCAACATTTACATAcacatatattttgtatttgtaatGTCAAGAATAAACACATAAACCAACATGAGTAGGGTCTACACAGACTCTCACCAGTTCATACCAGTTCTCCCACTAGCTGTGTTCTCAcacaggaaatcaatcaattatcACCTCATTAATCAACATCATGTCATCAGTCAATGCAAATGTTTGAGTCCATGTGTGTGTCCatgagagaaagacacacaatGATAAGTACAAAAGCCACATAACTGGATTACTGTAATATTATGATGTCCTGTACAGCATtatcatccatccctccatctatccctccttctatcactccctctatccatccatccctctatccctttatccctccctccctcaatctatccatccctctatccctcctatcatacatcccttcctccctccctccatcatccctccatctacccatccttccctccctctatccctccatccatccctctattcctccatccatccatccctttacccctccctccatcaaccctctatccctccctccatccatccatccatccattcctctatccctccctcctttctctcacaATAACAACACAACAGTAAAGTAAAACACTGCATCTCACAAGGACTGGAATGGTCTGACTGCATTGACAGAGTTATGTTAGTTCCAGGGTACAACGTATAGaatacagacagacggacggacggacggacagacagacagttgtatgtacacacacagggCTATTCATCCAGCAGGGCAAAAGTCGTGACCTAAATGAGTCATCTCTACCCAGAAACCCCTAGGTACTGTTTACATCACAAGGCCTAAATCAGGCCTGTCTATCACCCCATGGGTTTAAGCCCTtcctcaccctccatccctcctcagacCCCACCCATCTTTCCCTTTCATCCCCTCACTCTGCTATCACTTCCCTCAATCAGCACActtacttcctctctctccctccatttctgTGTTAATTGACCAACTAACACCAGCCTCCTGTTAAAACAATGCAGCCAAGTGACCCAGACAAGTGCCCATCCCCAGCCAGCAGTGATAACGTCCACAGCAGCTGCTGCTGTGCATCTCACCACTCTCCCTGTCAGACTGTGGTTGTAGGACCACAATAGCCCACTAAAGGGCGCCAAACAGCATGACTGCTGTGTAAACTTACAGTAGATCAGTGTCCACTCAAAGCAGAAGCTGCTCCAAAGCACAGCTCCAGACTCACCATGGCCTAACCTTAGCAATTAAGAGGAAAAcgcaaaactgaccttagatcagatATAAGATAACTTGGTCATATACTAATGCATCCTGTAAATCAGTTATTTCAGGCGATAATTCCAGTTGTACTGGAGATTCTAAAGGAAAATGAACTACAACACTACCACAACAACAATGGGAATTACAATCTACTGACAATATATACATTTACAATAATATATTATGTACATAAATtaattaatgtatttatttatcaagACTATATTAGTGTGAGTCACCATCATTCCTTTCTGTGCCATCTTTCATTTAGAGAGATTTTCCCTCAGTCTTTTCCCTCAGTAATAAATAAATACTCTGTTgcaatagatagagagacagagggagaggagggcaaggagagggggacagagggggagagagtgtaacttTGGAGGGAGAGGATGGTAAGGAGAGGAAGCCaggagaggggtgaagagagagagaaataaagagagggggaagagagagagagaaagagtacacTGAGGTTGAGGTGATAATATACAGTGTTCTGCTGGAGTCCTCCTCTGGAGTCCTcctcaggggttaaaggtcaggtgaAGGTCAAGTGAAAGAGATTGTGCGACGGCCTCAGAACTGCTGCCAGTTGGTGGAACCATCATCGTTGGCGAGAGAAGACACTGACCTGCAATATGGGAAAAAGAGGAGAGCATTAATGTGGGGAACAGAATAAtgaaagaagagagaaaaggaTGAAAGAGAGAAGATTATCCCCTTACTTTTCTGGGGCAGAGAAGTCTCCCCACATGTCCGAGCCGCCTGTAGGGTTGGGGATTGGCTGCACCACAGAGCTGGAGTTACTGCTGTCCAGGTCTAACAAACAGCCTGAGAACAGAGAGACAAcgatagaattaggaattagaaaacaaatttaataggatctctatggagaCAACACACATCAGACCCTTCAATACACACCCTCTACTACTTTCTCTATATTCATACTCTAACGACAATAGCCTTTTTTCTTGGTTAGCTCATAAAACTAAAAGAAAGAACACCCTGGGCCCCATTCAATCCTTAACCTAATTACACAGTGGCATATAAAACATACACTTTTTCCCTTCAGTCAAATGAATTCACAGCATGGTTTGGGGAACTGTAAAAATAGTCTTCAACAATGGTAGCAAAATGCGCTATACAGAAAAAGCAGTTACTAGGGTAATCAAACAAGATAAACAAACAAATGAATCAGAAGCAGCAATATAAGAACAGGGTCACATTCAGGAGAACACAACGCTCTGAACGTTGCACATAGAATTGTCTTGTAAGGAGCTGACATCATCCCTAATCTACATGCCAGAGcagatctatactgaacaaaaatataaacgcaacatgcaacaatttcaatgattttactgagttacagttcatatacggaaatcagtcaattgaaataaataaatgaggccctaatctatgtatttcacatgagaGGCCAGGAGCACAGCCATAGGTGGGCTTGGGaggacataggcccacccacttgggagccaggcccagccaatcagagttTTTCCCCAGAAAAGGGCTTTATGACAGACAGAATACTGCTCAATATCATcagttgtccgggtggctggtctaagacaatcccgcaggtgatgaagccggatgtggaggtcctgggctggcgtggttacgcgtggtctgcggttgtgaggccggttggacgtactgccaaattctctaaaacaacgttggaggcggcttatggtagagaaattaacatccaattctctggcaacagctctggtggacatttctgcagtcagcatgccaattccacACTCCCtcgaaacttgagacatctatggcattttttgtgacaaaactgaacacttcagagtggccttttattgttcccagcacaaggtgcacctctgtaatgatcatgctgtttaatcagcttcttgatatgccacacctgtcaggtggtacGATTAcagtatcttggcaaaggagaaatgcacactaacagggatgtagacaaatttgtgcacaacatttgagagactaAGCTATTTGTGCATATGTAAAATTTCTGAGATattgtatttcagctcatgaaacatgggaccaagactttacatgttgagtttatttttggttttattacacacacacacacacacacacacacacacacacacacacacacacacacacacacacacaaaagtatgtgaatatctcttcaaatttgtggattcggctatgtCAGCCACAcctcacacctgttgctgacaggtgtatgaaattgagcacacagccatgcaatctccatagacaaacattggcagtagaatggccttactgaagagctcagtgactttcaacgcggCACTGTCATtttgtcaaatttcttccctgctagagctgccccagtcaactgtaagtgctgttattgtgtgtggaacgtggaaacgtctaggagcaacaacggctcagccgcgaagtggtaggccacacaagctcacagaatgtgaccggcgagtgctgaagagcgtagcgagtaaaaattgtctgtcctctgttgcaacactcactaccaacttccaaactgcctctggaagcaacgtcagcacaggaactgttcgtcgggagcttcatgaaataggtttccatggccgagcagccgcacacaagcctaagatcactatgcataatgccaagcgttggctagagtggtgtaaagcttgccgccattggactctggagcagtggaaatgcattctctagAGTGATAaatacgcttcaccatctggcagtccgacgaacgaatctgggtttggcggatgaacaggtgaacgctacctgccccaatgcatagtgacgactgtcaagtttggtggaggaggaataaaggtctggggctgtttttcatggatcaggctaggcccctttgttCAAGTTAAGGGAAATCCTAaagttacagcatacaatgacattctagacgattctgtgcttccaactttgtggcaaaattttggggaaggccctttcctgtttcagtatgacaatgccacagtgcacaaagcgaggtccaggcagaaatggtttgttgagatcggtgtggaagaacttgactgtcctgcacagagccctgacctcaaccccatcgaacacctttgggatgaataggAACGCCAGTTGCGAGCTAGGCCTAATTGCAGAACATCactgcctgacctcactaatggtcttttggctgaatggaagcaagtcctcacagaaagccttcccaaaagagtggaggctgttatggcagcaaaggggggaccaactccatattaatgcccatgattttggaatgagatgttcagggagcaggtgtccacatacttttggtcatgtagtacaTATCTATCTGAACAACCAGTAGCATTACACGTCGCTGAATGTGGCCCAAAATGCTAATCACCTACCTGTGTTACTTCCCCCTGAGAACATGTCACTTCCTGCTGAGAATGTGTTGTTTCCTcctgaaaatgtgtcacttcccCCTGAAAACGAGTCACTTCCCGCAGAGAATAAGTCTCCCCCTGAGAATAAACCTTCGTTGTCATTGGAGGAGCTTGACATAGGGGGAGGGGCTATCTTGGCACCTCCACCgccagggggaggagggaggagcccAAAGCCACCAGCGCTCTGGGGGCGGGActtgtctctctttctgccttgctgagagaggaacagaaatggaaagaaagaaagaaagaaagaaagaaagaaagaaagaaagaaagaaagaaagaaagaaagaaagaaagaaagaaagaaagaaagaaagaaagaaagaaagaaagaggggcgACGggtgagaaggaaggagagaggaatagGTGTTTGAGTGATAGCTTGACAAAGCTTATAAACAGAGCATGGGTTTGCAACGTGTGCGTGCATGTTCGTTTTTTAGTTGTTAGGCACTAACCAGATGGTACCATGGTAGGAGTATTATGGGTATGAGTTGAGGAAGTTACCCCGATATTGAGAGTGATGGTCTGTCCCTCTTTGAAACCCAGGTCCAGTTTAGGAGTGTTGTCTGGAGTCTGAGACTGCTTACTGATCTCAAGCTCCTGTTTCACCcacctgacagagagacagagagacagaggtaggtagagagagagagagatagagagagagagagagagagagagagaaagagatatatacagtaaacagatagagagaaagaatgagagggaAAAAGGGACAGAGAGTTATAGCTAGATATTACATTTCAAgcatctttattcttttgaaaaatGTTATGTGCATAATGTTTACTTTTAATttgtgattgtttatttcacttgcattggcaagacaaaggagatgattgtggactacaggaagaggaggaccgagcacgccaacattctcatcgacggggctgcagtggagcaggttgagagcttcaagttccttggtgtccacatcaccaacaaactaacatggtccaagcacaccaagacagtcgtgaagagggcacgacaaaacctattccccctcaggagactgaaaagatttggcatgggtccccagatcgtcaaaaggttctacagctgcaccatcgagggcatcctgactggttgcatcattgcctggtatggcaactgctcggcctccgaccacaaggccctacagagggtagtgcgaacagcccagtacatcactggggccaagcttcctgccatccaggacatctataccaggcggtgtcagaggaaggccctaaaaattgtcaaagactccagccaccctagtcatagactgttctctctgctaccgcacggcaagcggtaccggagtgccaagtctaggtcca includes the following:
- the LOC106576987 gene encoding adaptin ear-binding coat-associated protein 1, producing MATEGEYESILCVKPDVNVYRIPPRASNRGVRAADWKLDAPDWTGRMRVTARGKVAFIKLEDKISGELFAQAPVDEYPGIAIETVSDSSRYFVLRIQDESGRSAFIGIGFGDRGDSFDFNVALQDHFKWVKQELEISKQSQTPDNTPKLDLGFKEGQTITLNIGQGRKRDKSRPQSAGGFGLLPPPPGGGGAKIAPPPMSSSSNDNEGLFSGGDLFSAGSDSFSGGSDTFSGGNNTFSAGSDMFSGGSNTGCLLDLDSSNSSSVVQPIPNPTGGSDMWGDFSAPEKSVSSLANDDGSTNWQQF